ATGTTTCCTCCCCGCTCGGCAATGGCCGCCATCAGAATACCTTTGACGATGATGCCTTTCAATTTGTTGTTTTCATCCACCACAGCCACAGGATAAGAAATATCCTGCATGACCGCGAAAAGGTCCGAGGCTGAGGTGTCCGGGCTGACCGTTGAAATATCCCGGTGGATTACTGAGTCCAGATTTTTTTCACCCTTTTCAATGAGCTTGGCCACTTCATTGGCAAAGACAATCCCCTGCAGGCTGTTGTCCTTGTCCAGAACAAAAAGGGATGCAATGGCGTTGTTCTTCATCTTGCGCATGGCCGTCCTGGGACCGTCGGCAGTCAGATAGGCCACGTCCTGGGATTTTTTCATGATGGTTTCTGCAGTCAGGACCTTGGTGATGTCCACTTCTTCAACAAATTTGGCTACATATTCATTGGAAGGGTTCATGAGGATGTCTTCAGGCGTTCCGATCTGGACCACGGCCCCGTCCTTCATGAGCACAATCCGGTCACCCAGCTTCAGGGCCTCATCCAGATCGTGGCTGATAAAGACAATGGTCTTGCGCATGGTCTGCTGCAGGCTGATGAGCTCATCCTGCATATCCCTCCTGATAAGGGGGTCCAGGGCGCTGAATGCCTCATCCATGAGCAGGATGTCCGGATCCAGAGCCAGGGCCCTGGCTAGACCAACCCGCTGCTGCATCCCCCCGGAAAGCTCAGATGGAAACTTTTCTCCCCAGCCTTTGAGACCTACCAGTTCCAGAGCCTGTTCTGCTTTTTCCCGGCGCAAGCCCTGCTCAGCTCCCTGGATTTCCAGGCCGAATTCCACATTATGAATTACTGTTCGATGGGGAAACAGGGCGAAATTCTGAAAAACCATTCCAAACTTCTCCCGTCTGAACTGACGAAGCTGGTCTTTGCTCAGCTTGCGCACATCCTGGCCATCCACCAGAATCTCGCCTGAAGTAGGCTCAAAAAGCCTGTTTATGCAGCGCACCAGGGTGGACTTTCCGCTTCCGGACAGGCCCATGACAACGACTATTTCACCTTCCTTGACGTCAAAGGAGGCATTATTGACTCCAACCACAGCCCCTGTCTTGGCCTGGATCTGATCCTTGGACTGGCCGTCCTTGAGCATGGCCAGGGCCTTTTTCGGGCTGTCACCAAAGATCTTGCATACATTCTTGAGTACAATTTTTTCCATTAATAATCCTGCTTGTTAAGTGGATGATACATCTTCTCCTAATCTCGATTGTATCTGTTTATCATAAAACAGAGTAATGTCAAGAATCGGTCATCCGACGCTCAATACTCTTGCAAATGATATGTATCACTTTGTGACGGCAATCCCAAATCAATGGTTATTATTGTCTTTTTTCAGCAATACATCTTCAACAATATAGTACTAATATCCATGATCAACAGTCACACTTTGCCCGGTCAACAACAAATGCTTGTAATTTGAATAACCATCAGCCTCTGAAGCCCGTACTGCGTCAAACAGACGCCTGTTTTTGATATTCACTTGGCACAACCCCCAAAATACCCTCGAACAACCCCGGTAAGCCGCCCTTTTCTTGACGTCTTGACTAAATTTCAATATCTAGTCAGTTTCCTGTCTGGACAGTCTCATCCTGAGCACGGCCCTTGGGAGGTTTTCACAACCCTCCTGCCCAAACTTTACGGCATCATGAATCTTCCGGGCGGAAAAAGAACCAGACCTTATTTAAGGATTTCAAGTTGAACAAACAAAACCAGAACGATCAAAGCGAAAGCCAGGTTATTCAGCATCGCAGACAAAAAGCCAAGTTCCTGGCCGACAACCAGGTCCCTCTTTTCCCTAACACCTTTCGCAAGGACACTGATATCTTTTCAGTCATCTCTGCCAGGGGGGACGCAAGTGCAGAAGACCTTGAAAAGGATCCAGGGGAGTACAGTGTAGCCGGACGGATCATGGCCCTGCGCTCTTTCGGCAAGGTCACCTTCATCCATATCCAGGACCATACCGAAAGAATCCAGGTCTTTGTTCAACGCGATGTTTTGGGCCAGGAACATTACCAGATATTCAAGAAATTCGACATTGGCGACATCGTAGGCGTCAAGGGAGGCCTGTTCAGAACCAGGACCGGCGAGCTGACCATCAAGGCTGACCACATCATGCTTCTGTCCAAGTCCTTTCGTCCCCTGCCGGAAAAGTATCACGGCCTGAAGGACGTTGAAACCAGGTATCGCCAGAGATATGTGGACCTGCTGGTCAATCCGGATGCCAAAAGAATTTTTTCGGCCAGAACCAGGATAGTCCGGTTCATAAGGGAATTCCTGGATCAAAAGGGATTCATGGAGGTGGAGACCCCCATGATGCAGGCCATACCCGGCGGAGCAACAGCCCGGCCCTTTCACACCCACCATAACGCCCTGGATATGAAACTTTACCTGCGTATCGCGCCTGAGCTGTACCTGAAAAGACTCCTGGTGGGCGGTTTTGAAAAAGTCTATGAAATAAACCGCAATTTTCGCAATGAAGGGATCTCCACCCGGCACAATCCTGAATTCACCATGCTTGAATTTTACTGGGCCTATGTGGATTTCCAGGAACTCATGGCTTTTACCGAGGAGATGTTCTCTTCCCTGGCCATGCATATGTTCGGCCAGACCAGAATCATTTATCAGGAGAACACCATTGACCTGACCCCCCCCTGGACCAAGTTGTCATTCCACGAGTCCCTGGAAAAGATCGGCGGACTGGCCAGGGAAGACTTCCAGGACCCGGAAAAGGCCACCCGCCTGGTCAAAAATCTTGGCGAAAGCGTCCAGACCGGGGAAAAACTTGGCAAAATCCAGGCCAAGCTTTTCGACATCCTGGTGGAGCCAAAGCTGGTCCAGCCCCATTTTATATACCACTACCCCACGGACATATCGCCTTTGTCCAGAAAAAACGAACAAGACCCCTCCATCACTGACCGCTTTGAACTGTTCATCACGGGCCGGGAAATGGCCAATGCCTTTTCCGAACTCAATGACCCCATGGATCAGAGGGAACGGTTTGAGGACCAGGTTCTGGAAAAGGAAGCTGGAGACGACGAAGCCCATTTCATGGATGAGGATTATGTCCGGGCCCTGGAGTACGGAATGCCTCCGGCTGGTGGCGAAGGCATCGGTATTGACCGGCTGGTCATGCTCTTTACTGATTCACCATCCATCCGGGAGGTGATCCTCTTTCCCCTTCTCCGGCCGGAGGTGTCAACCGGTTGATGACTTTTGAGTTTTTCATCGCCCTGCGCTATCTAAGGGCCAAAAGAGAACAGGCCTTTATTTCAGTCATTTCCCTTGTATCCATACTGGGGGTAGCCCTGGGTGTGGCCTCACTGATCATTGTCCTGGGAGTGATGAACGGATTCAGCCAAAACCTGAGGGACAAGATCCTGGGTATTAATGCCCACGTGCTGGTGGGCAGCTATACCGGAGGAATCCCTGATTATTTCCACCTGGCCGGCGAGCTGGAAGAGATCCCTGGTGTCAGGGGAGTCGCCCCCTTTATCTATACTGAAGTCATGCTAAGTTCACCCGGTGGGGTCAAGGGCGTGGTCCTGAGGGGCATTGACCCTCAGCAGGCCTCCAATGTCCTGTCCCTGGACCGGGAGATGATATCCGGACGGGTCCAGGATCTGGAAGAGGAAAGGGATTTTCCCGGGATCATCATTGGCCGGGAACTGGCCACAGGAGTAGGGGTGGGCCGGGGGGACACCGTGAACATCCTTTCTCCTTCCGGGGGCAGGTCTTCAGCTGGATTCACCCCCACGGTCAGCACTTTTGAGGTCCGGGGAATATTCAGGACTGGAATGTATGAATACGACAGCTCCTTTGGATATACCTCCATATCTGCAGCCCAGTCCATTCTGGGCTTCAGAGAAGATCTGGTCACCGGGCTGGAGCTGCGGGTTTTTGATGCTGACCAGGCCCACGTGGCAGCCGGACGGGTTGGAGAATTTCTGGGCGGATATCCGTTTTATGTACGCCATTGGATGGAAATGAATCAGAACCTGTTTGCAGCCCTGAAACTGGAAAAAATCGCCATGGGAGTGATTCTGGCCATGATCGTGCTGGTGGGTTCCTTCAGCATCATCACCGCCCTGGTCATGCTGGTCATGGAAAAGACCCGGGATATTGCAGTGATGATGTCCATGGGGGCCACCAGGGCCACCATCCGCAGGATATTCATCATCTTAGGGATGATGATCGGGACCGTAGGCACTGCCCTGGGATTTGCATTTGGTCTGGGAATAAGTCACTTACTGAAAAAATACCAGTTCATCCGCCTTCCGGCTGATGTC
This genomic window from Desulfonatronovibrio hydrogenovorans DSM 9292 contains:
- a CDS encoding lipoprotein-releasing ABC transporter permease subunit, which translates into the protein MTFEFFIALRYLRAKREQAFISVISLVSILGVALGVASLIIVLGVMNGFSQNLRDKILGINAHVLVGSYTGGIPDYFHLAGELEEIPGVRGVAPFIYTEVMLSSPGGVKGVVLRGIDPQQASNVLSLDREMISGRVQDLEEERDFPGIIIGRELATGVGVGRGDTVNILSPSGGRSSAGFTPTVSTFEVRGIFRTGMYEYDSSFGYTSISAAQSILGFREDLVTGLELRVFDADQAHVAAGRVGEFLGGYPFYVRHWMEMNQNLFAALKLEKIAMGVILAMIVLVGSFSIITALVMLVMEKTRDIAVMMSMGATRATIRRIFIILGMMIGTVGTALGFAFGLGISHLLKKYQFIRLPADVYYLDHLPVLHQTGDLVLIGLAAMLLCFMATIYPARKASNLNPADALRYE
- a CDS encoding quaternary amine ABC transporter ATP-binding protein, translated to MEKIVLKNVCKIFGDSPKKALAMLKDGQSKDQIQAKTGAVVGVNNASFDVKEGEIVVVMGLSGSGKSTLVRCINRLFEPTSGEILVDGQDVRKLSKDQLRQFRREKFGMVFQNFALFPHRTVIHNVEFGLEIQGAEQGLRREKAEQALELVGLKGWGEKFPSELSGGMQQRVGLARALALDPDILLMDEAFSALDPLIRRDMQDELISLQQTMRKTIVFISHDLDEALKLGDRIVLMKDGAVVQIGTPEDILMNPSNEYVAKFVEEVDITKVLTAETIMKKSQDVAYLTADGPRTAMRKMKNNAIASLFVLDKDNSLQGIVFANEVAKLIEKGEKNLDSVIHRDISTVSPDTSASDLFAVMQDISYPVAVVDENNKLKGIIVKGILMAAIAERGGNI
- the lysS gene encoding lysine--tRNA ligase; this encodes MNKQNQNDQSESQVIQHRRQKAKFLADNQVPLFPNTFRKDTDIFSVISARGDASAEDLEKDPGEYSVAGRIMALRSFGKVTFIHIQDHTERIQVFVQRDVLGQEHYQIFKKFDIGDIVGVKGGLFRTRTGELTIKADHIMLLSKSFRPLPEKYHGLKDVETRYRQRYVDLLVNPDAKRIFSARTRIVRFIREFLDQKGFMEVETPMMQAIPGGATARPFHTHHNALDMKLYLRIAPELYLKRLLVGGFEKVYEINRNFRNEGISTRHNPEFTMLEFYWAYVDFQELMAFTEEMFSSLAMHMFGQTRIIYQENTIDLTPPWTKLSFHESLEKIGGLAREDFQDPEKATRLVKNLGESVQTGEKLGKIQAKLFDILVEPKLVQPHFIYHYPTDISPLSRKNEQDPSITDRFELFITGREMANAFSELNDPMDQRERFEDQVLEKEAGDDEAHFMDEDYVRALEYGMPPAGGEGIGIDRLVMLFTDSPSIREVILFPLLRPEVSTG